In Procambarus clarkii isolate CNS0578487 unplaced genomic scaffold, FALCON_Pclarkii_2.0 HiC_scaffold_137, whole genome shotgun sequence, the DNA window ttaaatgacgtctttataagagccctgaggaggctgatgtgaaccccatgtagctgcgggagttttgaatcatacgcTATACCTATAAGATCCCTGAGGTGTGTTACGTACCACCCGTCGAGCGCCTACAAGCGCgttgcacagtgcagtggttaagtatCTCTTCTTCCTCAGAGAGCAGCACTTCCATAATGTCTAAATTCATAGCTCAGGCATTAGCCTCAGACATTAGCCAGACAAAGCCTTTTGAGAGCATAGATAACCCTTAATCCATGAGTTGTATTACagatgtagtgtttggtggtaaagccatacatgttattttgccatcaggcgatgttaatttagcaatggggtgagctggggcattGTCAGTCAACAGCATTACCTTTACCTCAGCAGGATGAATTCTACACTCATTGATCTGCTGCTTTTTTACTAATTTATAAAAGTGATACTGGAACCAATCCTCAAAAATAATCTGtgtgaaccaggcattttttgtgTTGTAGTAGATGGCAGGTAGTCTGttcatgcagtttttcaatgcttttgggttggcagatttcccaacaattgcgtacattgttcggtgactgccatctgcgttagagcacaataatgctgaaattctttccttctttaccttgcaaccaggaatactcttctcaagcctgaaggccaaagtgtttctttgaaggcatttccagttaaagcctgttacatctgcattgtacacttaaaaccagcttagattattatatataatgtgctgagaaagtttatgcttatatgcattagcacttcCAACATCTGCACTTAATGCATCGCCACAATttttcttgttaatgatgccatgcctctctttaaatcgacatacccattcaatacaagccttgaaattgtctatatttaactttacagcaagtctttcagctgcatttctaataggATCAACTCAAACAGGAATTCCTTTTGCACCATGCTGTGTTAACCATTTAAATACAGATGAGTCCAAATCCATATACTTAGCAGGTTTCATTGTTTTCCTGTTGCCTATTGCATCAGTTTGAGCAAAGaatttcttaatattatccttctgcttttttatatcacaaactGTAGCTTTACCAATGTTGAATTCTTGGGCGAGTCGAGTGACAGAGTATCCATGCTCTGCTTTCTCTGTCAAGTCAACTTTCTAATCAATTGACAAATGttttctcttttgttttataCCTTCAATACCATGAATGCTGCTCTGAGACATCTTGACAGATTAAATGAGTTTAAACAGTAAAATTTGTTCAAATTTATCACGAAAATCCTTCGCGCGCGAGCCCGACGTttttaccccaggaagaggagaagcACATGGTGCCAGCCATATCATCCAGGCCCAACGCGTTGACATGACCTGTGCTTATTTTATAGGCATACTCAAAATTTGATGTACTTATTGACTGttacaaattgttttatttataatattattgttataattagtgAAATATTGTTAGTTTTGAAGTTTCATGCATTTTATACAGTACAACtctgtattaacccttaagctgtgcatggcatacatatacgacaggacctgatggcaaagttcaatttctcaaaattgctctaatgctttccaattttttgtgcatactagcaaatcctgcaactttgtctaaatgatcacaaacgtaacttgaaaaataagaaaataaaaaataattactgtataaaattgaatattgaatacTTCAGATTTCgagatcagctgcaaaaatatatactatcaccaattgttcatttggtgttattatgctctcagaatagtatatgatcttcattttcatagatttagaatatatgttttcagtttagtttactgtaaaaaaaatcgtcaatgtggcatttgaattatgcgtcaaatttagaaaaaaattgATAACTACAAACGTTTAGGGTctgtgaaaaatccattctaataggattgtagaacagacagctgtgaacgttatttgtaaaaatggtgagaatcagtCCGGGCGGTGGTGGatgatgacaagaccacacactagaatgtgaagggacgacgacgtttcggtccgtcctggaccattctcaagttgattgtgatgaggaagtagagacaggcaataaataggcacgagagatgaggagcaaagtaaggtgtagtagtagaggggctagtagtaggaactgcagagggcctattggcccatacgaggcagttcctattataaccaccgaaagagaaggagaaaataatgagaagaggaaagcaagggaacgtaggagaagacaatgaacagaaaaaagagagaaaagagaaagaaaggtaaatggaaagggtaagcttatgaAAGGTCACGTttattagaaagattagagcatttgagtatatactgtactgtgaaagggaagagtccacagcaacaaagccagaactcaagttcatgttgggtacattgtgtattagagccgattcgacaagacggcgtttgtgtagagtagaggcaggaaagattattttggaggaagaccaatcaatgggataattagaatccctcacatggtagaagagagcattgttagtgtctgcagacttaacacttcactggatatgtgggcctgcgggccgctacaagcaacagcctggtggatcaaacgttcacaagtcaagcctggcctcaggccggacttgggggagtagaagaactcccagaatcccatcaaccaggtatcagtcagaaactgaattttttgaagctgactcaaagtttgagataattgaagttgaagttatcaacaatgaataaggtagttctaattcattaatttacttatatgttttaataaacgttgtttggcattcgtactcgaatatgtgaaagttgtagatcaatatgtgttgaaatgatgttaagaaaaaataaccccccaaaaaactaaatatagggaaaattataatgatttagaggataaaaatgtatactttataaaagtgataaagccctaatctggtccctaatcatcaaaaccgcctaaagagaaaaagaaaatagaattttaaatctgtgaaaaactcagtcaaaaaaaattcaaagtcccaagttctgccagttgtgactgatttatttggtgatcaatttcattctatcttgacatagttaggggatgggtatgcactctctaggatgtagaggttacaacaaaatgagataataaacaaagaagacaaaaaaaaatgaacattggtgaaagtaacagatattaacattaggcaatgcatttttataatatttaacaaaattgagcatgataacatactcattattattggtattatgatgtattactcagcaatgctatacagacaccagctgcatatctactttgtggacacttcttgctactattcttcttctttgtacatcggacaagtgcttgcatctctttattactgcattatccctaacttccagttaataggagctgttctccttatcaacaaaatattctcctttaaaaaaaaaaattgtctaaaatacatttctgaaaatattgaaTGAAACTTTCTTGATGCTTAAGCCAATAAgtcggagatttgtttaacatttaatattaattttcacataattcaaatattttttgtccagccccagcttttacagcccaggctgtagcagctttAGGGTTAATGCACGTGGTTTGCATTACGTAGGCTgtcaaagagagggggggggggaggcagccgAGAACCTGCCCATACCCCCTTCCTCTttcttgcccaccctccttactcctgcccaccctccttactccttcccatcctccttattcctgcccaccctccttattcctgcccaccctccttactcctgcccaccctccttactcctgcccaccctccttacttttgctcaaagcacaatacctaaacaaaattatttaatgtATTCTAAACAtttactatgttttggtggggaaaatttagtcatagaaaccttaaatttgttttattttgccttaataggtaatactgcgtccagtctctgctcggctacccaggacgatagcaaacacaacttttgcccattaatgatggtaaggacaattttattcttactgtactaccagtgtgtgtgtttatcatgttgatgtcaataaccagtgattgtgaatgtattaatcaagatattttcattaactataggtgtattaatgttggtgttgtcattTACCAGTGATGGCGAGTGTATTAATTATATTGTCATTACcctgtgatggtgagtgtattaatcatattggcattacccagtgatggtgagtgtattaacccgtgtgttgctaagggctatttgtCCCTTGTCACCCAcaggggtgtaacaaaaaagaaaaaaaaaattcttcctaacctgttaatttgtgtttcctgaccacgagagagaaaaaaattaatCGTACATACAAATGACATAAATGAGCCGACAATATGAGCGATGACGTCACACCCTGCAAGCTTGCTCATGCAAGGTGCGTCCCAGAGGCATTGCACGCAGTCCTCAAGCAGTCAGAattgccacaaatttatttttgctgcattatttacagtgtctaggcgtattttatcacaaatattattcactaattgtgttgcatataatgttacttcatgttcaatggtaataaatgttgcatacattgagtatacacatgcacacaaaaatattttcccattatgcaaatataatatgtattcacattgttcattattatatttacacacatgcacacactatttacaggtttttgcactattattgcacatttagaattctTGGAGAGAGTGATAGTTGTTGAAGCAGTTGACAGCACACAATGGaactgcacacgcttcacaccatgtttgcacaagtttaCGTTTCTGATCTCTTTTTATTGTTCTACAAAGTAAGCAATCACGTTGgtctattgcacgctttccagctggtggcaaatgttttagtctgtgtgcttgaaagCCCTCAATGTGAgtgagcctgggtgtagcagcatgctgcaacactgggttcatgatgggtCTTTGTGTGCCAGAAACATCTttgccaaactttgctaataactgtgtcccaagtgtaaaagcaaacgaacggaaacttggtttacgtccagttttcaccagatacatataGCTGTTCAGGATGCTTATGTCAACACATCGAAAAACACTttcctggggggagcccctacggctccccggagctatccatggctgatatggataccctaactattttgcatcagtcgatgtgggtggagttctaggcctaccggggaccacgagccagaacctggccccctcagagaggcacggggatcaatggcccatagaaatgcacatgtgatttggagcattctatatctgccatcgaccgggacaggcacccagaaaggtaagcgccacaaaacaaacccctattctggttaaacaacaaaaatcgacaaacgagtggacagaactcccccaggaaaacgaactaacaagcatgacgtcacgcgagctgcgccgcatgtctgcgcagctcccccctccacaggaggggaaagggggagctccagacccccgcgccggcgatccccgcccccaacccgttctcgcaaattcgtaaagtcaatattgacttattaactacgtgcataggtgatatactaaacataatagatacccttaaaaagcttcatagaaaacaccgaccttacctaaccttgttagtatcttaagataagcatcttattgcttcgtaattacaattattacttaacctatacctataataggtataggttaagtaattacaggttacactgcacacgtttcttctaccgtccctgtggctcagttgggtgctcggtttccgcctatgtccccttgtgtgccactcgtgtacgatttatttatcttctctgtcgcttcctctgggagtgtggtgacgttttgctgcggttttggtacaGCAGCTGCGTGTCAGGGTTGGTTGTGGCgttatgttcggcccttccgtgctccctctggggctctccttccttgccggtcttgccgtgcagggcctggtttttccatgttccttggtttcattgtcttgtcctcgcctcattgtgctggctggggatgagcttggggtcttcatctcgcccctcgcctatcctccggtttcggttcaagttccagagcctagtaggctccctTCCTTCGTGTTTTTCATGGCTGCCCTGgggttttcttgacgctggggctttgaggggacagctcggccccggggcctgcagggtgggttcccggggctggggtggggctcaCGTTAGaggcctcaggccccgttggtccctgcCGGGGTGTTTCTAACCCTCTGGGGGGGACATGCAGTAGTGTGGTGTGGGGttttccgttccccctctccgcacgtgctttgtgggcgtcggcccctccctgggcttgGTTTCCTTGTCCGTTGTACCCGTtgtttccgtcctgtcggtgggtgcttttctacgatcttcgcccctttttccgggacgggccttctTCCGTCATGTcaccctcttcttggggtttctgcatgacttttggtctcgggtatgACGGGGTTTTGgggccttcgtcctttgtgtttgcttctttttaTTCTCGATGGTTCGGGActgttttgctccttcccgttttctggtgcgtctgtcgtcattcggttgagcttccctccggtcctttctagggcttgtgggtcctcttcccagcagcttctgggtgttggcctttttgttcttttgtgaatatcTCTTCTCTTCACACTGTCTCGGCGCTCCTAGTTTTCCTGGGAGAGATTTTGCTCCTCctaatgagtcttttcgctcctgcccttctgcaggatgttggtgcggggcggctccttatgcgagttccttccctgtcagctgcacttgtggaggtggtcttgcacacttgtggcgttttcgttttggtcctgcgttttcttttccctcctggggctgtcataggattggcttgcggaggatgtagaggcacttggggccgttcctgggtctggcaccttggtttctgctgctagctttcggtatcgatattccttctgcgccgtttcgcaggttgtatcgtgcgttgttacacctccggcctgcttatgcactgtctgtgtcgtcctggtctttggacagggtgctctcctgtttttcttctccttggtggttgtggctccttggggtcaggtttgctttgcctcggttttctttttgtgttggcattcgcctctgggggccgtgtggcagagcttcttgctcttctcaggcgcagtggtttttggctcctattGTCGTGATCATAGGTTTTCTTCGTCtgcggccgttctcccttttttctggcgaatgctataccttgggttgttgtctcgacttcgtgttgtggagtgattctccgaccgcctcccgggtatgtccccttattttttaggtagtctttggtgaggtagctccggggagccgtagggctccccccagaaaaccagcgttaaatgtaataaaacgccattttctgggcgagtcccggaggctccccagcaccctcccgccctccggtcggcgggtttttcacggttttgatatccagcctcagaactggggcggggatcaccggcgcgggggtctggggctcccccttccccctcccggggaggggggagctgcgcagacatgcggcgcggctcgcgtgacgtcatgcttgttagttcgttttcctgggggagttctgtccactcatttgtcgatttttgttgtttaaccagaataggggtttgttttgtggcgcttacctttctgggtgcctgtcccggtcgatggcaggtatagaatgctccaaatcacatgtgcatttctatgggccattgctccccgtgcctctctgagggggccaggttctggctcgtggtccccggtaggcctagaactccacccacatcgactgatgcaaaatagttagggtatccatatcagccatggatagctccggggagcctccgggactcgcccagaaaatggcgtttcattacattcaacgctgtttttttcgtccacttcaatgttttccgcacTCACTCGACACtgcccaccatcatgtcagatttatcaaccaaatgcatgttgatattatagtcaagaacacaatttGGCTTATTGGTTCTTGCGTTActcggttcaccttgccactgttcaccattgtactatcatgaatggttgtcagcaagttcacttctctcttgtctttccacctaactgagcgtatttgatcactttttcttagttggcagtcaccaacttcaagtttattgtcaaacactggcatttcccttcttcttggctttactgtgccaaaCAATCCAGTTCTATTTTAAATCAAGAACCTAGATTGCAAGGGACCTGTATAGCAGttatccgtgtataaaatgtggcccttgcTCATCCATGGTACCATCAgtgactttaccacactacctgagaaaccatgttggtcgttaccgggaatgtttaCATCACTAGCAGAATACAGAATCGTGTGTAACAcctatcctgtttcacagtcacaaatcacaaagaatttcaatccaaatctgttgcgtttggagggaatatactgcttgaatgcaacacgtcctctgaaaagcacaagggaatcgtcaatcaccagcgtctgtgctggtacgtagaaatctctgaactttccaatcacttcattcatatagtgcctgactctccaaagtctatcatcctctgtccggtcctcattacttgcaaaatgaagacacctgaggagtatctgaaacctgtctcgggacatatagttcccgaagaaaggtgttggaatagtcaggtttttgctccaataatctgtgatagcgtgtttgacacaatgtttcatcaacatacatattgccgAAAATACATATATTTCACCTATAATAgtgtttttccaacgctgcaatcgtgaatattctgttatctcttttccaatgagatgagtcgcatgaaggttcatttggtgtacaatatattccatgagcggctcatcataaaaTGTTGTAAAGTAATCCATTTCACACATGTCctcaccattatcagggaaaaggtctgtaatcccaacttctttattgtcaaaggcaggaattagaggaataaaatcgtcaccatcactccacacaagtacacctggtgtcctgcgagacgcaacaGCAGCACGACAGCGAGGAAGCATTGcacaccgtggaccaggagctaaaGTCCGTCTACGCAAAGTACGGGCGCTATGTAAACGTGAGGTGAAATCCCGTGAACATGAGGGTCTTggttcctcatgtggtgccatgcagcGGCGCTTGGatgggcgagacgctgctgacaCGACAAATTCTCACCCGGTATCACCACTGGTACTAGCAAcaggctcggtaacactatgctctgaatccacttcacgaaaaccagaaaatgagtcaccttcctctgactcgtcgcCCAAAATATCCTCGtactctaaataagcacaagaactgtgtggtcgttggtgaattggagtagacactgaGCGAGGAGGCACGGGTGAGCATGTAGGCCTCGCCACGGGAGGAGACTgtatctcatattcactgtctgtgctactatcatcggtTAATTGTCTGTAGTCCTTATCAATGTCAGGGTCATCaaaaatcactttcctcaccatcagaaaataattcactagttATTTGCTCTTGAGTAAGTGATTGCGTGGTGCGTGCGCGGGAGGCGTTTGGCTGTGCGTTCGCCATGGTGACCGCTGGGTAATTGGTGCCTCCCACGCATTGGTAGCGTGAGCTGGATATTTTTTACAAAATGGCAGctggtttactatagcccctgggcagcgtatggaggCCCCCTACCCCGCTGGCCATTCAAATCTTGTGTGGTAttccatcacgtcatatgacatgaagcacaatttatagcaagttactcaacacatcatatgacgtgttgcgcagtttaaggtttaatcatggtgttattacccagttatgttgagtgtattaaccctctgaaatgcAATTAGCGTATAATTTTGCTCAATCAGGGGTGCGCATAACACCTTAACGACTGCACTGCGCCAAACGACAAATGCCATTCGCCAATTACTGTGCCAACTGACAAAAGTATTTTTTATTTCTTCGTACACAGTCGAAGCGCGCTTGCGGTAGGTTGAgtacaaaatggactcttaggacctccagtgagaggcagccatcttgcaaaaaattcccagaatgtcgtagggctgctggctggattagtactgagtgagcaacaataggtggcacacgcgcctctggcttctaaacacctgtccaacgcggtgttgacttgggtacaagatggattccTGACGTGTTTGCCAGTTTGAAGAAAATTCCCAGCATTCCCCAGAGTCATGGCCAGGCTCatattcaaggtagcaaccatGTCGTATTCATCCATATCGAGCTCCCAGCCCTAGTCGGCCATGTTTTTAAGAAAACATCATCTGATGTTGGAATACAAGCCATATTGCTTGAAGATGAGCATGCTAATGATTTTGATATCCCAAATCTGGAAAAAGACCTAACACAGGTGTCTGCTACTAGTGATATGGATAGTGAAGTGAACGatgtggagagtgtgtacagtacacagctctcacagccctgccatgccggactaggtcatcaccatcagtggaacaacacaaatgaatttttgtattttccactgaacatttagtgccAAATACAATTCATTTGGACCATCCGGGAATTCGTTAGAGCGGGGTCTGTTAGAGTGATGATGCACTGTATTTGAAAAGAAAAAATGCAAGAATAGAGAAGTGATTGCAAATATTATTCAGCAGATATGTAAGTAATAAAATTTAGCAGAtactgtatataagtaataaaatttaccagatataaaagtaaaaataataaagaacagaagagtgggaaattagataattaatcaaattaagaTTCCTAGAGTAAACGAATTGAGATTCAAATAATTAATCAAATGGAATTCAAATAATTAGCTAATTTAAGAATTAGATTAAtattgtaatacatgaatattataTGGTAATAATACAACATGGGCAAGGATATGCAATATAAACGGGCAATacacaggcaaaaaaaaaaaagataaagtgagaattagacaattagattaagattatgaataaataaatggattcagattcaaaataattaataaaaaaggaaacataattaatcaaattaaaaattcagtaatctcttaagattgtaatacagtaatatcatatggtgataagacaagttggataaggGTATGCAATAGAAACAAACACATATGGGCTGGAAGCACTGATGTACTTAAAGCTTAAGAATCCATTAACAATATTGGAATATTAGACAACAAACAAGACTAGTAGCTAATATTAATGGGCAGATATATAAGTGagaaatttaattattaatttttaattcacAAAGTAATGAATTAAAGATTCAGATAATTTGACAAATTAAGAGTTCAAGGTTTATTACATTTTGggaaattgaagtgttagtatcaACAGATAAATGGGTAAGTTGCAAATATTGTAAGCTAAGAATCTGATAACTAGACAAATTAAGCATTcaaaaaattattacattttataaAATTGAAGTCTTTGTAGTAATAGTTATAAGAGGGTAAATTACATGTATTTAAAGCCATTTATATAAAAAAGAAGCATTTAGTAATTAATATACAAATATAAAAAAGCCAAAATTTAGATATGGTTAAGCTAGGTAAGGCCTGATCACTCATGTGTTACACTCAACAATGACATTTGGAAGTTTGCTGACTTCCAGTTATATCACAATCAGCAAAGAAAGTTAGTAATTGTTGGACACTTTTGATTTCATGTCTTTTGCTGTTCTTTTTTTAGCAATGGTCGTTCCATTcctggtgtagcactgcttgataagatttgggttttgtttgtgaatatgatgccgtctgtagaggaggatcaacgctgcttggtaaggcgctcattaatataatatgatgctgtctgtagaggaggatcaacgctgcttggtaaggcactcattaatataatatgatgcagtctgtagaggaggatcaatgcTGCTTGGTAagacactcattaatataatatgatgcagtctgtagaggaggatcaacgctgcttggtaagacactcattaatataatatgatgcagtctgtagaggaggatcaatgctgcttggtaaggcactcattaatataatatgatgcagtctgtagaggaggatcaacgctgcttggtaagacactcattaatataatatgatgcagtctgtagaggaggatcaacgctgcttggtaaggcactcattaatataatatgatgcagtctgtagaggaggatcaacgctgcttggtaaggcactcattaatataatatgatgcagtctgtagaggaggatcaacgctgcttggtaaggcactcattaatataaagaTTGGTTTTATATTTGTAGTTGCTTGAATGAGGTCTTACTTATCATTGGGATAAGCTAGTTTAGTGAGCATCTGTCTGCTGCTGTGGTGATTGTTTTTATCTAATCTGATAGATTTAATAGTATCATTAAAGTTTATCTCTGATGTAATCAGTTGATTGGCTACACTTGAACAGTTTTGACCTTCTTGTTCTTCAGGCAGTTCAGT includes these proteins:
- the LOC123752089 gene encoding tigger transposable element-derived protein 7-like, giving the protein MYAIVGKSANPKALKNCMNRLPAIYYNTKNAWFTQIIFEDWFQYHFYKLVKKQQINECRIHPAEVKVMLLTDNAPAHPIAKLTSPDGKITCMALPPNTTSVIQLMD